The following are encoded together in the Triticum dicoccoides isolate Atlit2015 ecotype Zavitan chromosome 6B, WEW_v2.0, whole genome shotgun sequence genome:
- the LOC119320810 gene encoding probable glycerol-3-phosphate acyltransferase 3, with amino-acid sequence MAKMQMLLQRLFSALHGIRAPISNQVRATHPCMREKLAAGRSLVLDVDAGLLLPSSSFPFPYFMLVALEAGGYLRGLVLLLLYPIILCMGGNSDVAVRFMAMTAFCGLRRSQFLAGCAVLPKWLMEDVAAEGFETMRMSGAAGGRRVCVTRKLPRVVIEGFLREYLDAEAVVGKEMKVLWGFYTGLLEEGDEGMLDEQQKIMLDGDDAVGFSGSLEFLQHSLARSCKNVYLETRVDRATWQALPRNQYPKAMVFHDGRLAFRPTAGSTLAMFMWLPFGVALGAARLAVALTMPYRYSTLILAATGMSWRLKGGELPTLLGADGERRRRHGQLYVCNHRTLIDPVYVSVALDRPVRAVSYSLSRLSDLISPIGRTVRLARDRVVDGRTMTRLLDRGDHVVVCPEGTTCREPYLLRELSDDVVPVGIAVETAMFYATTAGGLKFLDPLYYLANPRMCYTVQFLERVSTSAVREGKVSSADMANLVQRRIGDALGYSCTMLNRKDKYLMLASNDGVVHKADGKCSSSTAGRN; translated from the exons ATGGCCAAGATGCAGATGCTCTTGCAGAGGCTCTTCTCCGCCCTCCATGGGATTAGGGCTCCTATCTCCAACCAAGTCAGAGCCACCCATCCTTGCATGAGAGAGAAGCTCGCCGCCGGGCGATCCCTTGTTCTCGATGTTGACGCCGGGCTCCTCCTGCCGTCGTCATCATTCCCGTTCCCCTACTTCATGCTTGTGGCGCTGGAGGCCGGAGGGTACCTACGAGGACTCGTACTACTCCTTCTCTACCCAATCATCTTATGCATGGGGGGCAACAGTGACGTGGCCGTGAGGTTTATGGCTATGACGGCCTTCTGTGGGTTGCGCCGGAGCCAGTTCCTAGCTGGCTGTGCAGTGCTGCCCAAGTGGCTCATGGAGGACGTGGCCGCGGAAGGCTTTGAGACGATGAGGATGAGTGGTGCCGCAGGAGGGCGGAGGGTGTGCGTGACCAGGAAGTTGCCGAGGGTGGTAATAGAGGGGTTCCTGAGGGAGTATCTCGACGCAGAGGCAGTCGTCGGGAAGGAGATGAAAGTGCTCTGGGGATTCTACACCGGTCTACTGGAGGAAGGAGACGAGGGTATGTTGGATGAGCAGCAGAAGATCATGCTGGACGGTGATGATGCTGTAGGATTCTCTGGCTCGCTCGAGTTTCTCCAGCATTCTCTCGCACGCTCTTGCAAG AATGTCTACCTCGAGACACGAGTCGACAGAGCGACATGGCAGGCACTACCCCGGAACCAGTACCCCAAGGCCATGGTGTTCCACGACGGCCGCCTAGCATTCCGGCCAACAGCAGGCAGCACGCTCGCCATGTTCATGTGGTTGCCCTTCGGCGTAGCCCTTGGGGCCGCCCGCCTGGCGGTCGCACTCACCATGCCATATCGATACTCCACGCTGATCCTGGCGGCCACCGGCATGTCTTGGCGTCTCAAGGGCGGTGAGCTGCCGACGTTGCTGGGCGCTGACGGTGAACGACGACGTCGGCACGGGCAGCTGTACGTTTGCAACCACCGCACGCTTATCGACCCGGTGTATGTGTCGGTGGCGCTGGACCGACCGGTGCGCGCTGTGTCATATAGCCTAAGCCGCCTCTCGGATCTCATCTCGCCGATCGGCCGCACGGTGCGGCTGGCACGAGATCGCGTCGTCGACGGACGCACCATGACCCGCCTCCTGGACCGCGGAGACCACGTCGTCGTCTGCCCCGAGGGAACCACCTGCCGGGAGCCGTACCTCCTCCGGGAGCTCAGCGACGACGTGGTCCCCGTGGGCATCGCCGTCGAGACGGCCATGTTCTACGCTACCACGGCAGGGGGACTCAAATTCCTTGACCCGCTCTACTACCTGGCAAACCCTAGGATGTGCTACACGGTTCAGTTTCTGGAGCGGGTGAGCACGTCTGCAGTCAGGGAGGGGAAGGTGTCGAGCGCCGACATGGCCAACCTCGTGCAGAGGAGGATAGGGGATGCGCTCGGTTACAGCTGCACCATGCTCAACAGGAAGGACAAATACCTCATGCTTGCGTCCAATGATGGCGTTGTCCACAAAGCTGACGGCAAGTGTTCATCTTCTACTGCAGGGAGGAATTAA